Genomic segment of Gloeocapsa sp. PCC 7428:
CAAACTCGTCATTCGGATGAAAACAGATATCTCGGATGCAGATGTCGAGACGTTGAATACGAACTTTAACGATATTCTCGTTAAGGGACGCATCGAAAAAAGTCAAACGTTACCCCAAGAAGCGCAAGACGAAACCTCTGAACTACCCCGCCTCGTGTTGTATTTCAATCAGCGAGATTTAGGGCGTCTCTATCAAATGATCGCCACTATCAATGAAATGGGGGCTGCTTCACCTGTAGAAGCGCATCCAGAGCGAAAATGAGCCGGCGTTTAATCGCGTCTTTTTGAACGTGGTGATGTCTGTGCTAGGTAATGGGTAATGGAAGCAAATATGTTACTGATTACCAACTGTATGTAGTTTCAGGGTATTTTTCAGGAAGTCTAACTCAATGCGATCGCGCATACCTCATCGTAAGTTGCCACAATAGATAGGGAGGGCGATTCATTGCAGCAGGCATTAATGATAGGCAATGATACCCGATCTCTGACCTTTGACCTCTGAATTTGATTGCATGGAATGGAAGGAAATTGCTGGTAACTGGGTTTTAGTTCCCCGACATCCTGTGGGAATTGTGCATTTTTTAGGAGGCGCTTTTGTTGCAACCGCACCTCAATTAACGTACCGTTGGTTGTTAGAACAATTGGGAAAAGAGTATGCTGTCGTTGCGACACCGTTTGTGAATACATTAGATCATGCAGCGATCGCGCAAACGGTTTTAAATAGTTTTGATAACGCGATCGCCGAATTACACGATCGCGCGCTATTACGTCGGCGCTATCTACCGACCTACGGGTTAGGACACAGTATGGGCTGTAAACTACACTTACTTATTGGTAGTCTTTTTGATGTCGAACGTGCAGGAAATATTCTCATTTCTTATAACAACTACGCAGCACGCGACGCGATTCCTTTAGTACAACAATTCACGCCTACTTTTGCGGTCGAGTTTACACCTTCTCCAGTGGAAACAACAAACTTAGTCCGCGATCGCTATCGTGTCCGTCGCAATTTGCTGATTCGCTTTACTAATGACACAATTGACCAATCCACGGCACTGCATCAACTGTTACAACAGCGTTTTCCGGAAATGGTTACGTTACAAACACTACCAGGAAGCCATACAACACCATTAGGACAAGATGTTAGTTGGCAAACTGGAACGAATTTTACACCGTTTGACGCGATGGGACAGTGGTTTAAGCAAGAGATCTATCGAGATTTAAACCAACTCAAGCGCGCTATTGTTTTGTGGCTCAATCCTTTTTCTCATGTCTCTAATCTTAGTAATCGATGATGACCCTACAGTGCAAACTATGCTCTCTAGGGTACTAAAAAGCCAAGGTTATCAAGTTGTTGTAACTCATAACGGTGAA
This window contains:
- a CDS encoding DUF1350 family protein translates to MEWKEIAGNWVLVPRHPVGIVHFLGGAFVATAPQLTYRWLLEQLGKEYAVVATPFVNTLDHAAIAQTVLNSFDNAIAELHDRALLRRRYLPTYGLGHSMGCKLHLLIGSLFDVERAGNILISYNNYAARDAIPLVQQFTPTFAVEFTPSPVETTNLVRDRYRVRRNLLIRFTNDTIDQSTALHQLLQQRFPEMVTLQTLPGSHTTPLGQDVSWQTGTNFTPFDAMGQWFKQEIYRDLNQLKRAIVLWLNPFSHVSNLSNR